A genomic window from Betaproteobacteria bacterium includes:
- a CDS encoding acyl-CoA thioesterase produces the protein MNDSGIMTTKPQPESRSAYRHFQLIPTRWMDNDVYGHVNNVVYYSYFDTVVNQYLIEQGVLEFDKSPVIGLVVETMCQYFSPVTFPDHVHAGLRVAKLGTSSVRYEIGLFRNENEAAAAQGHFVHVYVDRTTRRPATLPAPMRAALERILARI, from the coding sequence ATGAATGATTCAGGCATCATGACTACCAAACCCCAACCCGAATCGCGCTCCGCCTACCGGCACTTTCAGTTGATTCCCACACGCTGGATGGACAACGACGTCTACGGCCACGTGAACAACGTCGTGTATTACTCGTACTTCGATACGGTGGTGAACCAGTACTTGATCGAGCAAGGGGTGCTCGAATTCGACAAGAGCCCGGTGATTGGCTTGGTGGTGGAGACGATGTGCCAGTACTTCAGCCCCGTCACCTTTCCCGACCATGTGCATGCTGGGCTACGCGTGGCGAAACTGGGCACCAGCAGTGTGCGCTATGAGATCGGTTTATTCAGGAACGAGAACGAAGCCGCGGCGGCGCAAGGCCACTTCGTGCACGTTTACGTGGATAGAACCACGCGCCGGCCCGCGACCTTGCCAGCGCCCATGCGGGCCGCGCTAGAAAGAATACTCGCGCGGATTTAG